In one Juglans regia cultivar Chandler chromosome 11, Walnut 2.0, whole genome shotgun sequence genomic region, the following are encoded:
- the LOC109000715 gene encoding UDP-glucuronate 4-epimerase 1 produces the protein MPSLEDELFPSTPGKFKIERAHTMNRQFHRCFASTSTMFLWALFLIALTASYLSFQSFVDSGSRYLSASWGGIQWEKQVRNSAQIHRSGGMSVLVTGAAGFVGSHVSLALKRRGDGVVGLDNFNNYYDPSLKKARNSLLNTHGIFVIDGDVNDARLLDKVLDVVAFTHVMHLAAQAGVRYAMENPQSYVHSNIAGLVTLLEACKSANPQPAIVWASSSSVYGLNEKVPFSESDRTDRPASLYAATKKAGEEITHTYNHIYGLSITGLRFFTVYGPWGRPDMAYFSFTRNILQGKPITIYRGKNRVDLARDFTYIDDIVKGCLGSLDTAGKSTGSGGKKRGAAPYRIYNLGNTSPVTVPTLVSILERHLKRKAKRNVVDMPGNGDVPYTHANISSARSEIGYKPTTDLQTGLKKFVRWYLSYYGYNHGKPVN, from the coding sequence ATGCCTTCATTGGAGGACGAACTGTTCCCCTCAACGCCGGGAAAGTTCAAGATCGAGCGCGCCCACACCATGAACCGTCAGTTCCACCGGTGTTTCGCCTCCACCAGCACTATGTTCTTGTGGGCCCTCTTCTTGATTGCCCTCACCGCCTCCTATTTGAGTTTCCAGAGTTTCGTCGATTCTGGCAGTCGATACTTGTCCGCCTCCTGGGGCGGTATCCAGTGGGAGAAGCAGGTCCGTAATTCCGCCCAGATCCATCGATCTGGCGGCATGTCCGTCCTGGTTACCGGCGCCGCTGGTTTCGTCGGTTCTCACGTCTCCCTCGCCTTAAAGAGACGCGGAGACGGCGTCGTTGGACTCGATAACTTCAACAACTACTACGACCCCTCGTTAAAGAAGGCCCGCAATTCCCTCCTCAACACCCACGGTATCTTCGTAATCGACGGTGACGTGAACGACGCCAGACTCctggacaaggtcttggacgTGGTGGCTTTCACGCACGTGATGCATTTAGCGGCTCAGGCCGGTGTAAGGTACGCCATGGAAAACCCACAATCCTACGTCCACAGCAACATCGCGGGGCTCGTTACGCTTCTCGAGGCGTGCAAGTCTGCGAATCCCCAGCCAGCGATCGTCTGGGCCTCCTCGAGCTCCGTGTATGGACTCAACGAGAAGGTGCCGTTCTCGGAGTCGGATCGAACAGACCGACCAGCGAGTCTCTACGCTGCCACGAAGAAAGCGGGCGAGGAAATCACCCATACTTACAACCACATTTACGGCCTCTCCATCACCGGATTGAGGTTTTTCACGGTGTACGGACCTTGGGGGAGACCCGATATGGCTTACTTCTCGTTTACGCGGAATATTCTTCAGGGAAAACCGATTACTATATACCGTGGCAAGAACAGGGTGGACTTGGCCCGAGACTTCACTTACATTGACGATATCGTGAAGGGTTGTTTGGGATCGTTGGACACGGCCGGGAAGAGCACCGGGTCGGGCGGGAAGAAGCGGGGGGCTGCTCCTTACCGGATTTACAATCTGGGAAACACATCGCCGGTGACGGTGCCGACACTGGTGAGCATCTTGGAGAGGCATTTGAAGAGGAAGGCGAAGAGGAACGTAGTGGATATGCCGGGTAACGGAGACGTACCGTACACGCACGCGAACATAAGCTCGGCTCGAAGTGAGATCGGGTACAAGCCGACAACCGATTTGCAAACGGGGTTGAAGAAGTTCGTTAGGTGGTACCTTTCGTATTACGGATACAATCACGGAAAACCtgtaaattga
- the LOC109000716 gene encoding 5'-deoxynucleotidase HDDC2 isoform X1: MLPLSLLVRFKSLTPHYSPSSSSSFTLFRMTTTRASFSSSSSSSSSCSVPAGDGVNPPSTGVTAPSSAIDFLSLCHCLKTTKRTGWVRREIKDPESIADHMYRMGLMALIASDIPGVDRDKCIKMAIVHDIAEAIVGDITPSDGISKAEKSQREREALDHMCKLLGGGSRAQEIGELWLEYEENSSPEAKVVKDLDKVEMVLQALEYENEQGKDLEEFFQSTAD, translated from the exons ATGCTTCCACTCTCTTTGCTAGTTAGATTCAAATCCCTCACACCTCACTACTCTCCCTCATCTTCTAGCTCTTTTACGCTTTTTCGCATGACCACTACCAGGGcttccttctcctcctcttcctcatcttcttcatcctgTTCCGTCCCCGCCGGTGATGGTGTCAACCCTCCCTCGACTGGCGTCACAGCTCCTTCCTCTGCCAtcgattttctctctctctgccacTGCCTCAAG ACGACTAAAAGAACTGGATGGGTACGGAGGGAAATTAAGGATCCAGAGTCCATAGCTGATCACATGTATCGAATGGGATTGATGGCTCTCATTGCCTCGGATATTCCTGGTGTTGATCGCGACAA GTGTATAAAAATGGCAATTGTTCATGATATTGCAGAAG CCATTGTTGGGGACATTACCCCTTCAGATGGGATTTCGAAGGCGGAGAAGAGTCAACGAGAACGGGAAGCATTAGACCACATGTGCAAATTACTTGGTGGAGGATCAAGAG CCCAGGAAATAGGTGAGTTGTGGTTGGAATATGAGGAGAATTCTTCACCAGAAGCTAAAGTTGTTAAGGACCTTGACAAG GTGGAGATGGTACTTCAAGCCttggaatatgaaaatg AGCAAGGGAAGGATTTGGAAGAGTTTTTCCAGTCTACCGCTG ACTGA
- the LOC109000716 gene encoding 5'-deoxynucleotidase HDDC2 isoform X2 — MLPLSLLVRFKSLTPHYSPSSSSSFTLFRMTTTRASFSSSSSSSSSCSVPAGDGVNPPSTGVTAPSSAIDFLSLCHCLKTTKRTGWVRREIKDPESIADHMYRMGLMALIASDIPGVDRDKCIKMAIVHDIAEAIVGDITPSDGISKAEKSQREREALDHMCKLLGGGSRAQEIGELWLEYEENSSPEAKVVKDLDKVEMVLQALEYENEQGKDLEEFFQSTAGKFQTEMGKAWALEITSRRSKRG, encoded by the exons ATGCTTCCACTCTCTTTGCTAGTTAGATTCAAATCCCTCACACCTCACTACTCTCCCTCATCTTCTAGCTCTTTTACGCTTTTTCGCATGACCACTACCAGGGcttccttctcctcctcttcctcatcttcttcatcctgTTCCGTCCCCGCCGGTGATGGTGTCAACCCTCCCTCGACTGGCGTCACAGCTCCTTCCTCTGCCAtcgattttctctctctctgccacTGCCTCAAG ACGACTAAAAGAACTGGATGGGTACGGAGGGAAATTAAGGATCCAGAGTCCATAGCTGATCACATGTATCGAATGGGATTGATGGCTCTCATTGCCTCGGATATTCCTGGTGTTGATCGCGACAA GTGTATAAAAATGGCAATTGTTCATGATATTGCAGAAG CCATTGTTGGGGACATTACCCCTTCAGATGGGATTTCGAAGGCGGAGAAGAGTCAACGAGAACGGGAAGCATTAGACCACATGTGCAAATTACTTGGTGGAGGATCAAGAG CCCAGGAAATAGGTGAGTTGTGGTTGGAATATGAGGAGAATTCTTCACCAGAAGCTAAAGTTGTTAAGGACCTTGACAAG GTGGAGATGGTACTTCAAGCCttggaatatgaaaatg AGCAAGGGAAGGATTTGGAAGAGTTTTTCCAGTCTACCGCTG GAAAGTTTCAGACTGAAATGGGCAAAGCCTGGGCGTTGGAAATAACATCGAGAAGAAGTAAACGAGGTTGA